In the genome of Actinomadura graeca, one region contains:
- a CDS encoding YlxR family protein → MCVGCRVRTVKSDLLRLVVVEDVLVPDPRGRLPGRGAHVHPDLACFELAERRRAFPRAFRLPGPLDSGVLRARLAEQAVQQQDDRR, encoded by the coding sequence ATGTGCGTGGGCTGTCGGGTTCGCACGGTCAAGTCCGACTTGCTACGCCTGGTGGTGGTCGAGGACGTCCTCGTCCCCGATCCCCGCGGGCGGCTGCCGGGCCGGGGCGCCCATGTGCACCCCGACCTGGCCTGTTTCGAGCTCGCAGAGCGTCGTCGGGCGTTCCCTCGGGCGTTCCGCCTGCCGGGGCCGCTCGACTCAGGTGTGCTGCGGGCGAGGCTTGCGGAGCAGGCGGTGCAGCAGCAGGATGACCGAAGGTAA
- the nusA gene encoding transcription termination factor NusA, with the protein MTALRGLESEKDISLDVAVKAIEDALLIAYHRTEGAAPKARVELDRQSGHVTVWATETDEEGTALREYDDTPTGFGRIAATTAKQVILQRLRDAEDELTFGEYAGREGDIVSGIIQQGKDPRNVLVDLGKIEAVLPPQEQVPGERYEHGERLRAYVVQVRKGHRGPSVQLSRTHPNLVRKLFALEVPEIADGTVEIAAIAREAGHRTKIAVRSRKAGVNAKGACIGPLGSRVRNVMAELHGEKIDIVDWSEDPAEFVGNALSPARVSAVEVVDADGRVARVIVPDYQLSLAIGKEGQNARLAARLTGWRIDIRSDTEPADASGAARAAAPRRPGPETAAPSRGEGAPSRDESGESGSSGPGEHATGPADASAR; encoded by the coding sequence ATGACCGCCTTGCGCGGCCTGGAGAGCGAGAAGGACATCTCGCTCGACGTGGCCGTCAAGGCCATCGAAGACGCCCTGCTGATCGCCTACCACCGGACGGAGGGCGCGGCGCCCAAGGCCCGCGTCGAGCTGGACCGGCAGAGCGGGCACGTCACCGTGTGGGCGACCGAGACCGACGAGGAGGGCACGGCCCTCCGGGAGTACGACGACACCCCGACCGGCTTCGGGCGCATCGCGGCGACCACCGCCAAGCAGGTGATCCTGCAGCGGCTGCGCGACGCCGAAGACGAGCTGACGTTCGGCGAGTACGCCGGCCGCGAGGGCGACATCGTCAGCGGCATCATCCAGCAGGGCAAGGACCCGCGGAACGTGCTGGTCGACCTCGGCAAGATCGAGGCCGTCCTGCCGCCGCAGGAGCAGGTGCCCGGCGAGCGGTACGAGCACGGCGAGCGTCTGCGCGCCTACGTGGTCCAGGTCCGCAAGGGGCACCGGGGCCCGTCGGTGCAGCTGTCGCGGACGCACCCGAACCTCGTCCGCAAGCTGTTCGCGCTGGAGGTCCCCGAGATCGCCGACGGCACCGTGGAGATCGCCGCCATCGCCCGCGAGGCCGGCCACCGCACCAAGATCGCGGTGCGGTCGCGGAAGGCGGGCGTGAACGCCAAGGGCGCCTGCATCGGCCCGCTGGGCAGCCGCGTCCGCAACGTGATGGCGGAGCTGCACGGCGAGAAGATCGACATCGTGGACTGGTCGGAGGACCCGGCCGAGTTCGTCGGGAACGCGCTGTCGCCCGCGCGGGTGTCGGCCGTCGAGGTCGTGGACGCCGACGGCCGGGTCGCCCGGGTGATCGTGCCCGACTACCAGCTGTCCCTCGCGATCGGCAAGGAGGGGCAGAACGCCCGCCTCGCCGCCCGGCTCACCGGCTGGCGGATCGACATCCGGTCCGACACCGAACCGGCGGACGCCTCCGGCGCCGCCCGCGCCGCGGCGCCGCGGCGCCCGGGGCCGGAAACGGCCGCGCCGTCGCGGGGGGAGGGTGCCCCGAGTAGGGACGAGTCCGGCGAATCCGGATCTTCCGGGCCAGGAGAGCATGCGACAGGTCCCGCCGACGCCTCGGCGCGGTAG
- the rimP gene encoding ribosome maturation factor RimP, with amino-acid sequence MSVESRGGRAQGGRGEGTARPTREAVVAELTGLLAPAVAEAGFELEEIDVRPAGRRRLVKIVVDGDGGVGLDDIAKVSEAASALLDASDVMGASPYVLEVTSPGVDRPLTEARHWRRAVGRLVAVPLTAGGQVEGRVVAADDETVEIEVAGARRGKGAGGRGGRSAGPGTAAPEAGRRRFALAELGRGRVQVEFKAPAGSSRGNGAAEETRSPAQPD; translated from the coding sequence CCCGCGAGGCGGTCGTCGCCGAGCTGACCGGGCTGCTGGCGCCCGCCGTGGCCGAGGCCGGCTTCGAGCTGGAGGAGATCGACGTCCGCCCCGCCGGCCGGCGCCGCCTGGTCAAGATCGTCGTGGACGGTGACGGCGGTGTCGGGCTGGACGACATCGCGAAGGTCAGCGAGGCCGCCTCCGCGCTGCTGGACGCCTCCGACGTGATGGGCGCGTCGCCGTACGTGCTCGAGGTGACCTCGCCGGGGGTCGACCGCCCCCTCACCGAGGCGCGCCACTGGCGCCGCGCCGTGGGCCGGCTGGTCGCCGTCCCGCTGACCGCGGGCGGCCAGGTCGAGGGCCGCGTGGTGGCGGCCGACGACGAGACCGTCGAGATCGAGGTCGCCGGGGCGCGCCGGGGCAAGGGGGCCGGTGGCCGGGGCGGCAGGTCCGCCGGGCCGGGGACCGCCGCGCCGGAGGCCGGGCGGCGCCGGTTCGCCCTCGCCGAGCTGGGACGCGGCCGGGTGCAGGTGGAGTTCAAGGCTCCCGCGGGCAGTTCCAGGGGGAACGGCGCGGCCGAGGAAACGCGTTCTCCGGCTCAGCCGGACTAG